Genomic segment of Rhodocaloribacter litoris:
CCGGTTTTCGGGATCTGACGAAGATACGCCAGGTCGAGCGCGAGCGGGCCCACCTGCTGGAGGAAACCCGGCGGTCGCTCGCCCGCATGGAGGAGCTCTACCGGCTCAGCCGCGCCCTGCTCCACGTCAACAACCTGGCGGAAGCCCTGCAGGCCATCACCGACGGCCTCACCCGGACGCTCTCGGCCGAACGGGTGGCCCTCCTTCTGCTGAACGAAGAGGACACCGAGGCCGAACCGTTCATCAGCACCGGGGCCTCCACGCCCCTCTCCGACGGCTTCAGGGACCTGGTGTGGCGGCTGAACCGGCACATGCTGCAAGCCCGGCAACCGCTCCTGCTGGCCCGGGAAGCACCCGACCCGACCGGCCACCTGGATCCGGCCACGCGCCGGGCGCTGGACTGCGGCGCCCTCATCGCCGTCCCCCTGCAGTTCAAGGACCGGCCCGCGGGCCTGCTCGTAGCCGCCAACGGCCTGAACGGGCCGGACTTCACCTCCCTCGACGTGGCCCTGATGGTCGCCGTCGCCGGGCAGGCCTCCATCGCCATCGAGAACGCCCGGCTGTTCCGGCGGCACGTCCGCCACGCCGAAGAGCTGGCAACCTTCTCCAACCGGCTGAAACAGCTCCACCACCTCAACACGTCCGTCTATCCGGACCTCTCCGCCCTGCTCAACGCCTTCCTGGAGACCGGCTGCCGGCTCTTCGGCATGCAACAGGGATACGTCACCTACCTCAGCGAAGACACGCTCACCGTGCTGGCAGCCAGCGACCCGGCGCCGTTCGGCGACGACCCGCCGTCGCTGCCGCTCGACGAGACGTTCTGCCGGGAGGTGGTCGAACACCGGCAAACCCGTGCCTGCGCACAGGTGGGGCAGGATCCGGCGCTGGCCGCTACCCGCCTCTACCGGGAAACGGGGCTGGAGTCGTACATCGGCACGCCCGTGCTGGTGGAAGGAACCCTCTTCGGCACGCTCAACTTCGTGGATCCCCGGCCGCGCTCCCACCCGTTCGCCGCCCACGACATCGAGCTCATCGAACTGATGGCCGAAAGCCTGGGCCGCTACCTGACCCTGGCCCAGAAGGAACAGGACCAGCAACAGGTACAGGAAGACCTCAAACGCTACACGGAAGACCTCGAGGCCGCCAAGCAAACGCTGGAACAGCAGGCCGCGGACCTGGCCACGATGGTGGCCCAGCTGGAAGAGGCACGGCACCATGCCGAGGAGACCACCCGCGCCAAGAGCGACTTCCTGGCCAACATGAGCCACGAGATCCGCACCCCCCTCAACGGCGTCATCGGCATGATCGAGTTGCTGCGCGAGACGCCCCTGACGGACGAACAGCGCCAGTACGTCGACACGATCCACGCCAGCGGCGAGGCCCTGCTGAACCTCATCAACGACATCCTCGACCTTTCCAAGATCGAGGCCGGCCGGCTGGAACTGGAACAGGCGCCGTTTGCCCTCTGGGACCTGATCGAAGGCGCCCTGGACGTGATCGCCCTCCGCGCTGCCGAGAAAGGGGTGGCCCTGGCGGCCGAGGTGGCACCCGACGTGCCGGCCCGGCTCCTGGGCGACCTGACGCGGCTCCGCCAGATCCTGGTCAACCTGCTCGGCAACGCCGTCAAGTTCACCGAAGAAGGCGAGGTGGTGCTGTCCGTGGCGGCAACCCGGGAAGACGAGGGCACCGTCAGGCTGCATTTCGCCGTGCGCGACACGGGCATCGGCATCCCCGCGGACCGGCTGGAGCAGATCTTCGAAACGTTCACCCAGGCGGACAGCACCACCACCCGGCGGTACGGCGGCACGGGGCTGGGGCTGGCCATCTCACGCCGCCTGAGCCGGATGATGGGCGGCACCATCCGGGCCGAGAGCCGGGTCGGAGAAGGCTCGACGTTTCACGTCACCGTGCAACTGCACCCGGCCGGCGACACCGAACCTCCCACGCCTTCTTTCGAGGGGCGGCACGCGCTCGTCGTCGAAGCCCACGAGGCCACGCGGCAGATGCTGGCCCGCCACCTCGAAGCCTTCAACCTGCGGGTGCAAACCGCCGCCACGGCGCAGGAAGCCCGGCCGCACCTGGCCGGTGCCGACCTGCTGCTGGTGGACTCCTCCCTTCCCGAGCTGTACGACCTGCTGCACGAGGCCGGCGAGCGCCCCACCGGCCTGCTGCATCCGGTCGGCCGGCGCATGCCCTCCGACCTGCCCCCCTCCACCGTCGTGCTCAGCAAGCCCGTGCACCGGGACCACCTGCTCGACCTGCTCTACCGCGCTTTCCGGCCGGAGGAAGCCTGCGAAACGCCCTCCGACGCCCCGGCGGACCGGCCGGCCTCCGGGCGCACGCTGCGCATCCTGCTGGCCGAAGACAACCCCGTCAACCAGCAGGTGGCCCTCCGGATGCTCCAGCAGCTGGGACACGACGCCCGCGTGGCCGCCAACGGCCGGGAAGCCGTCGAGGCACTCGAAAACGATGCCTTCGACGTCATCCTCATGGACCTGCAGATGCCGGAGATGGACGGCCTCGATGCCACCCGGGAGATCCGTCGCCGGTATGCACCCGACCGCCAGCCTCGCATCATCGCCCTGACGGCCAACGCCCTGCAAAGCGACCGCGAGCGCTGCCTGGAGGCCGGCATGGACGACTACATCTCCAAACCCTTCCGCCTGGAAACCCTCCGCCATGCACTGAAACAGGCTGCGACCCGCCCGGCACCGCCCAGCGTCACGGCGCCGCCCCCCGACCGCGACATGGCGGAAGCCCTCCTCGACGGGGCCGTCCTCGAAGAGCTGCGCAACATGCTGGGCGAGGACGACGACCCCGACTTCCTGCGCAGCCTGATCCGGGATTTCCTGCAAGACACCCGGCGCCTCCTCGACGAGCTACGACGGGCCTACCTCGAAAAAGACCTTCCGACCCTGCACCGGACCGCACACACGATGAAGTCGAGCAGTGCCCTGTTCGGCGCCGTCACGTTCTCCACCCTGTGCAACGAGCTGGAACAACTCGCCGAAGCCGGCTCCCTGGAAGGGGCGGACGCGCGCATCGCCCGGCTCGAAAAGCAATACGAGCACATCAAGGCGGCGCTGGAACGGGTCTGAGCGCGACGTCTTCCTCCGGAACGGTATCCCCGTCCGGTGCGTCCCCTGCGGATGCCGGAGGCGCCCCCTCGCCGGCCTGCCGCCGGCGCCGGATCTCTTCCCGCCAGGCCCGGTCAAGGTAGGCATAGTCCCGCGCCCGCAACGCTTCGTCGCCGAACGGCACACAGTGAAAGCCGAAGCGTACGGGGGAGAGGTTGGCCCGGGGCGCACTGCTCAGATCGAGCAGGCCGGCCCGGACGAGCCCCCGGCGAAACTCGCCGTGCAACTGCCCGAGCACACAGCACGACCCGTCGGCCAGGGCCAGCGTGTCCGGTTCCAGGCGACGGTACCAGCCGGGATCGACGGCGTCCAGGTAGGCGGCTCCCCGGGCAGCCCGCTCCCGCGCCGCCGCCGGCGTCACCCGCCGCACCAGCCGCCGCTCCCGCCAGTTTCGAAGACGATCGATCATATGCCTGTTCCCTCGACCAGCCCGACCGGCCATCCGCCGGACCAAGACCTCCCTGCCTACAACGAGCCACCGCGCCCGAAGTTGCCCTTTTCCGCCGGCTGCTCCCGGATCCCGTTCGTCCTGCTGGTCGTCTTCCTGGCCGGGTGCGGGCGTGCCCCCGCCCCCGAGCCCGACCTGGCCCGTGCGTCGTGGGAGGAGATCGAGCGCCTGGCCCGCGGGCAAACGGTCGACCTGCTCATGTGGACGGGCGACCCGTACATCAACGCCTACATGCGCACCTACGTGATCCCCACGCTCCGGGAGCGCCATGGCATCACGCTCAACATCGTCCCGGGGCAGGGCAACCAGATCGTCTCGATGCTCATGACGGAGCGCGAGGCGGGCAAAACCGAGAGTGCGTTCGACATGATGTGGATCAACGGCGAGACGTTCTACCAGCTCCGCCAGATCGACGCGCTCTACGGCCCCTTCACCGAGCGGCTCCCGAACGCCCGCTACATCGACTTCGACGATCCATTCATCGGCATCGACTTCCAGCAACCGGTCGACGGCTACGAGATGCCGTGGGGCAACGTGCAGTGGATCCTCATCTACGACAGCGCCCGCGTGAGCGACCCGCCCCGCACGCCGGAGGCGCTGGCCGCCTGGGTGAAGGCCCACCCCGGCCGCTTCACCTTCGATACCTCCTTCACCGGCATGACCTTCCTGAAAACCCTCCTCATCCACTTCGCCGGCGGCCCCGGCCGCCTCTCCGGCCCCTTCGACCCCGAAACGTACGCCCGCCACGCACCCCGCCTCTGGCGCTTTCTCAACGAGATCAAACCTTATCTCTGGAAACGCGGTGAAACGTTCCCCGCCAGCGTCACCCAGCTCCACCAGCTCTTCGCCGCCGGGGAGATCGACTTCACGATGAGTAACAACGACGGCGAAGTGGATAACAAAGTGCTCCAGGGGCTTTTCCCGGAGACGGCACGTGCCTACGTGCTCGACGGCGGCACCATCCGGAACACGCACTACCTGGGCATCGTGAAGACGGCTCCGCACAAGGCCGGCGCCCTCGTGGTGTGCAACTTCCTGATCTCGCCCGAGGCCCAGCTCAAAAAGCTCGACCCGCAGGTCTGGGGCGACGGCACGGTCCTCGACCTCGACCGGCTGCCTCCCGCCTGGCAGGAGCGCTTCCGCAACGTCTCCGGACGCCGCTTCGCCCCCGACCGGGCCGCGATCCGGGACCGGG
This window contains:
- a CDS encoding ABC transporter substrate-binding protein — encoded protein: MPVPSTSPTGHPPDQDLPAYNEPPRPKLPFSAGCSRIPFVLLVVFLAGCGRAPAPEPDLARASWEEIERLARGQTVDLLMWTGDPYINAYMRTYVIPTLRERHGITLNIVPGQGNQIVSMLMTEREAGKTESAFDMMWINGETFYQLRQIDALYGPFTERLPNARYIDFDDPFIGIDFQQPVDGYEMPWGNVQWILIYDSARVSDPPRTPEALAAWVKAHPGRFTFDTSFTGMTFLKTLLIHFAGGPGRLSGPFDPETYARHAPRLWRFLNEIKPYLWKRGETFPASVTQLHQLFAAGEIDFTMSNNDGEVDNKVLQGLFPETARAYVLDGGTIRNTHYLGIVKTAPHKAGALVVCNFLISPEAQLKKLDPQVWGDGTVLDLDRLPPAWQERFRNVSGRRFAPDRAAIRDRALQEPDATYMIRLYDDFRREVIGR
- a CDS encoding GAF domain-containing protein, whose translation is MQQIARAITANRSPGEIVRLAVDLIARHLPDCRVAFSTLDEAGRLHVEYDRAPDRMPSLAGCELDLTTAPRFLQALRQDEPICLADVEKDERLAPLTGPITALKTRAAIYAPLHHGGDPVGLLCIGTDTPRAWPDDTVALFREAASFLALALHDARMRAHRAETEAALRESEARFRTLVEASFEGIAVNVDGVIVEANQALADLFGYDRAEDMIGLTARDLLAPCDHERVYRNIRQQTEAPQEYTGRKRSGETFPLEAIGKNTLHRGRPARITGFRDLTKIRQVERERAHLLEETRRSLARMEELYRLSRALLHVNNLAEALQAITDGLTRTLSAERVALLLLNEEDTEAEPFISTGASTPLSDGFRDLVWRLNRHMLQARQPLLLAREAPDPTGHLDPATRRALDCGALIAVPLQFKDRPAGLLVAANGLNGPDFTSLDVALMVAVAGQASIAIENARLFRRHVRHAEELATFSNRLKQLHHLNTSVYPDLSALLNAFLETGCRLFGMQQGYVTYLSEDTLTVLAASDPAPFGDDPPSLPLDETFCREVVEHRQTRACAQVGQDPALAATRLYRETGLESYIGTPVLVEGTLFGTLNFVDPRPRSHPFAAHDIELIELMAESLGRYLTLAQKEQDQQQVQEDLKRYTEDLEAAKQTLEQQAADLATMVAQLEEARHHAEETTRAKSDFLANMSHEIRTPLNGVIGMIELLRETPLTDEQRQYVDTIHASGEALLNLINDILDLSKIEAGRLELEQAPFALWDLIEGALDVIALRAAEKGVALAAEVAPDVPARLLGDLTRLRQILVNLLGNAVKFTEEGEVVLSVAATREDEGTVRLHFAVRDTGIGIPADRLEQIFETFTQADSTTTRRYGGTGLGLAISRRLSRMMGGTIRAESRVGEGSTFHVTVQLHPAGDTEPPTPSFEGRHALVVEAHEATRQMLARHLEAFNLRVQTAATAQEARPHLAGADLLLVDSSLPELYDLLHEAGERPTGLLHPVGRRMPSDLPPSTVVLSKPVHRDHLLDLLYRAFRPEEACETPSDAPADRPASGRTLRILLAEDNPVNQQVALRMLQQLGHDARVAANGREAVEALENDAFDVILMDLQMPEMDGLDATREIRRRYAPDRQPRIIALTANALQSDRERCLEAGMDDYISKPFRLETLRHALKQAATRPAPPSVTAPPPDRDMAEALLDGAVLEELRNMLGEDDDPDFLRSLIRDFLQDTRRLLDELRRAYLEKDLPTLHRTAHTMKSSSALFGAVTFSTLCNELEQLAEAGSLEGADARIARLEKQYEHIKAALERV